A portion of the Vitis riparia cultivar Riparia Gloire de Montpellier isolate 1030 unplaced genomic scaffold, EGFV_Vit.rip_1.0 scaffold674_pilon_pilon, whole genome shotgun sequence genome contains these proteins:
- the LOC117910255 gene encoding acetyl-coenzyme A synthetase, chloroplastic/glyoxysomal-like isoform X5, giving the protein MSVKPSGAGKVSQLNAVILGEALASEAHDLVFPSLDFSSQALVSSPEKYEEMYKRSVEDPAGFWSDIASDFYWKKKWSQPVCSENLDVRNGNIKIEWFKGGRTNICYNCLDRNIESGNGGKVAMYWEGNEPGFDASLMYAQLLDKVCQLANCLKDMGVRKGDAVVIYLPMLMELPIAMLACARIGAVHSVVFAGFSSESLAQRIVDCKPKVVITSNAVKRGSKVISLKDIVDAALVESAKNGISVDACLTYENQSAMKRETTKWQEGRDIWWQDVVPKYPTTCDVEWVDAEDPLFLLYTSGSTGKPKGVLHTTGGYMIYTATTFKYAFDYKPSDVYWCTADCGWITGHSYVTYGPMLNGATVIVFEGYVTRYSRKSLRVLGSVGEPINPSAWRWFFNVVGDSRCPISDTWWQTETGGFMITPLPGAWPQKPGSATFPFFGVQPIIVDEKGIEIEGECNGYLCVKSSWPGAFRTLYGDHDRYETTYFKAFPGYYFSGDGCSRDKDGYYWLTGRVDDVINVSGHRIGTAEVESALVSHSKCAEAAVVGVEHEVKGQGIYAFVTLVEGVPYSEELRKSLIMTVRSQGILLLDFIHLQMDHSSCQQSGLRKSLKEL; this is encoded by the exons ATGTCGGTTAAGCCTTCCGGCGCTGGCAAGGTGTCGCAGTTGAACGCTGTCATACTGGGCGAAGCGCTCGCTTCCGAGGCGCATGATCTCGTCTTTCCCAGTCTCGACTTCTCCTCACAAGCTCTCGTCTCCTCTCCCGAAAAG TATGAGGAGATGTACAAAAGGTCAGTTGAGGATCCAGCTGGATTTTGGTCCGACATTGCTTCCGATTTCTACTGGAAAAAGAAGTGGAGCCAGCCAGTCTGCTCTGAGAATCTTGACGTCAGGAATGGAAATATCAAGATTGAG TGGTTCAAGGGAGGAAGAACCAACATTTGCTACAACTGCTTGGATCGAAACATTGAAAGTGGAAATGGTGGCAAAGTTGCAATGTACTGGGAAGGAAATGAGCCTGGTTTTGATGCTTCTTTAATGTATGCCCAGCTACTGGACAAAGTGTGTCAG CTTGCAAATTGCTTGAAAGATATGGGTGTTAGAAAGGGTGATGCTGTAGTGATCTATTTACCCATGTTAATGGAACTCCCAATCGCAATGCTTGCATGTGCTCGCATTGGTGCTGTACACTCG GTAGTATTTGCAGGATTTTCCTCAGAGTCTCTTGCTCAGAGAATTGTAGATTGCAAACCAAAAGTCGTGATAACTTCAAATGCTGTTAAAAGAGGTTCTAAGGTTATTTCCCTCAAAGACATAGTTGATGCTGCCCTTGTTGAGTCAGCCAAAAATGGGATCTCTGTAG ATGCATGCTTAACCTATGAAAATCAATCTGCGATGAAGAGGGAAACTACTAAATGGCAGGAAGGAAGAGACATTTGGTGGCAG GATGTTGTTCCTAAATATCCAACTACTTGTGATGTGGAGTGGGTTGATGCAGAAGATCCACTTTTTCTGCTCTATACAAGTGGGAGCACGGGAAAGCCCAAG ggtgTTCTGCACACAACTGGAGGATATATGATATATACTGCGACAACATTCAAATATGCATTTGACTACAAGCCGTCTGATGTATACTG GTGTACAGCTGACTGTGGTTGGATTACAGGACACAGCTATGTTACTTATGGACCTATGCTTAATGGGGCGACTGTTATTGTTTTTGAAGGG TATGTCACTCGTTATTCACGCAAATCTTTACGAGTTCTTGGAAGTGTAGGTGAGCCGATCAATCCAAGCGCATGGAG GTGGTTTTTCAATGTTGTTGGAGACTCAAGGTGTCCTATATCTGACACTTGGTGGCAAACAGAGACGGGTGGCTTCATG ATTACTCCTTTACCAGGTGCCTGGCCCCAGAAACCAGGTTCTgctacttttcctttctttggtGTTCAG CCTATTATAGTGGATGAGAAGGGCATTGAGATTGAAGGTGAGTGTAATGGGTATCTGTGTGTAAAAAGCTCATGGCCTGGGGCATTCAGAACTCTTTATGGTGATCATGATAGATATGAAACAACCTACTTCAAGGCATTTCCTGGCTATTACTTTAGTGGTGATGGCTGCAGCAG GGACAAGGATGGATATTACTGGCTGACTGGAAGAGTAGATGATGTCATCAATGTCAG TGGACACCGAATTGGCACAGCAGAGGTGGAATCTGCACTTGTCTCACATTCGAAATGTGCTGAAGCTGCTGTAGTTGGTGTTGAGCATGAG GTAAAAGGGCAGGGCATATATGCATTTGTTACTCTAGTAGAGGGTGTTCCTTACAGTGAAGAACTTCGGAAAAGCCTTATCATGACCGTGCGAAGCCAG GGGATTTTGCTTTTGGATTTCATCCACTTGCAGATGGATCACTCTTCCTGCCAGCAATCTGGTTTGAGAAAATCCCTGAAAGAACTATAG
- the LOC117910255 gene encoding acetyl-coenzyme A synthetase, chloroplastic/glyoxysomal-like isoform X2, with product MSVKPSGAGKVSQLNAVILGEALASEAHDLVFPSLDFSSQALVSSPEKYEEMYKRSVEDPAGFWSDIASDFYWKKKWSQPVCSENLDVRNGNIKIEWFKGGRTNICYNCLDRNIESGNGGKVAMYWEGNEPGFDASLMYAQLLDKVCQLANCLKDMGVRKGDAVVIYLPMLMELPIAMLACARIGAVHSVVFAGFSSESLAQRIVDCKPKVVITSNAVKRGSKVISLKDIVDAALVESAKNGISVDACLTYENQSAMKRETTKWQEGRDIWWQDVVPKYPTTCDVEWVDAEDPLFLLYTSGSTGKPKGVLHTTGGYMIYTATTFKYAFDYKPSDVYWCTADCGWITGHSYVTYGPMLNGATVIVFEGARNYPDSGRCWDIVDKYKVTIFYTAPTLVRSLMRDGDEYVTRYSRKSLRVLGSVGEPINPSAWRWFFNVVGDSRCPISDTWWQTETGGFMITPLPGAWPQKPGSATFPFFGVQPIIVDEKGIEIEGECNGYLCVKSSWPGAFRTLYGDHDRYETTYFKAFPGYYFSGDGCSRDKDGYYWLTGRVDDVINVSGHRIGTAEVESALVSHSKCAEAAVVGVEHEVKGQGIYAFVTLVEGVPYSEELRKSLIMTVRSQMDHSSCQQSGLRKSLKEL from the exons ATGTCGGTTAAGCCTTCCGGCGCTGGCAAGGTGTCGCAGTTGAACGCTGTCATACTGGGCGAAGCGCTCGCTTCCGAGGCGCATGATCTCGTCTTTCCCAGTCTCGACTTCTCCTCACAAGCTCTCGTCTCCTCTCCCGAAAAG TATGAGGAGATGTACAAAAGGTCAGTTGAGGATCCAGCTGGATTTTGGTCCGACATTGCTTCCGATTTCTACTGGAAAAAGAAGTGGAGCCAGCCAGTCTGCTCTGAGAATCTTGACGTCAGGAATGGAAATATCAAGATTGAG TGGTTCAAGGGAGGAAGAACCAACATTTGCTACAACTGCTTGGATCGAAACATTGAAAGTGGAAATGGTGGCAAAGTTGCAATGTACTGGGAAGGAAATGAGCCTGGTTTTGATGCTTCTTTAATGTATGCCCAGCTACTGGACAAAGTGTGTCAG CTTGCAAATTGCTTGAAAGATATGGGTGTTAGAAAGGGTGATGCTGTAGTGATCTATTTACCCATGTTAATGGAACTCCCAATCGCAATGCTTGCATGTGCTCGCATTGGTGCTGTACACTCG GTAGTATTTGCAGGATTTTCCTCAGAGTCTCTTGCTCAGAGAATTGTAGATTGCAAACCAAAAGTCGTGATAACTTCAAATGCTGTTAAAAGAGGTTCTAAGGTTATTTCCCTCAAAGACATAGTTGATGCTGCCCTTGTTGAGTCAGCCAAAAATGGGATCTCTGTAG ATGCATGCTTAACCTATGAAAATCAATCTGCGATGAAGAGGGAAACTACTAAATGGCAGGAAGGAAGAGACATTTGGTGGCAG GATGTTGTTCCTAAATATCCAACTACTTGTGATGTGGAGTGGGTTGATGCAGAAGATCCACTTTTTCTGCTCTATACAAGTGGGAGCACGGGAAAGCCCAAG ggtgTTCTGCACACAACTGGAGGATATATGATATATACTGCGACAACATTCAAATATGCATTTGACTACAAGCCGTCTGATGTATACTG GTGTACAGCTGACTGTGGTTGGATTACAGGACACAGCTATGTTACTTATGGACCTATGCTTAATGGGGCGACTGTTATTGTTTTTGAAGGG GCTCGAAATTATCCAGATTCTGGACGTTGTTGGGACATTGTAGACAAATACAAGGTGACGATATTCTATACAGCCCCCACTTTGGTGCGCTCCCTCATGCGTGATGGTGATGAG TATGTCACTCGTTATTCACGCAAATCTTTACGAGTTCTTGGAAGTGTAGGTGAGCCGATCAATCCAAGCGCATGGAG GTGGTTTTTCAATGTTGTTGGAGACTCAAGGTGTCCTATATCTGACACTTGGTGGCAAACAGAGACGGGTGGCTTCATG ATTACTCCTTTACCAGGTGCCTGGCCCCAGAAACCAGGTTCTgctacttttcctttctttggtGTTCAG CCTATTATAGTGGATGAGAAGGGCATTGAGATTGAAGGTGAGTGTAATGGGTATCTGTGTGTAAAAAGCTCATGGCCTGGGGCATTCAGAACTCTTTATGGTGATCATGATAGATATGAAACAACCTACTTCAAGGCATTTCCTGGCTATTACTTTAGTGGTGATGGCTGCAGCAG GGACAAGGATGGATATTACTGGCTGACTGGAAGAGTAGATGATGTCATCAATGTCAG TGGACACCGAATTGGCACAGCAGAGGTGGAATCTGCACTTGTCTCACATTCGAAATGTGCTGAAGCTGCTGTAGTTGGTGTTGAGCATGAG GTAAAAGGGCAGGGCATATATGCATTTGTTACTCTAGTAGAGGGTGTTCCTTACAGTGAAGAACTTCGGAAAAGCCTTATCATGACCGTGCGAAGCCAG ATGGATCACTCTTCCTGCCAGCAATCTGGTTTGAGAAAATCCCTGAAAGAACTATAG
- the LOC117910255 gene encoding acetyl-coenzyme A synthetase, chloroplastic/glyoxysomal-like isoform X1, giving the protein MSVKPSGAGKVSQLNAVILGEALASEAHDLVFPSLDFSSQALVSSPEKYEEMYKRSVEDPAGFWSDIASDFYWKKKWSQPVCSENLDVRNGNIKIEWFKGGRTNICYNCLDRNIESGNGGKVAMYWEGNEPGFDASLMYAQLLDKVCQLANCLKDMGVRKGDAVVIYLPMLMELPIAMLACARIGAVHSVVFAGFSSESLAQRIVDCKPKVVITSNAVKRGSKVISLKDIVDAALVESAKNGISVDACLTYENQSAMKRETTKWQEGRDIWWQDVVPKYPTTCDVEWVDAEDPLFLLYTSGSTGKPKGVLHTTGGYMIYTATTFKYAFDYKPSDVYWCTADCGWITGHSYVTYGPMLNGATVIVFEGARNYPDSGRCWDIVDKYKVTIFYTAPTLVRSLMRDGDEYVTRYSRKSLRVLGSVGEPINPSAWRWFFNVVGDSRCPISDTWWQTETGGFMITPLPGAWPQKPGSATFPFFGVQPIIVDEKGIEIEGECNGYLCVKSSWPGAFRTLYGDHDRYETTYFKAFPGYYFSGDGCSRDKDGYYWLTGRVDDVINVSGHRIGTAEVESALVSHSKCAEAAVVGVEHEVKGQGIYAFVTLVEGVPYSEELRKSLIMTVRSQGILLLDFIHLQMDHSSCQQSGLRKSLKEL; this is encoded by the exons ATGTCGGTTAAGCCTTCCGGCGCTGGCAAGGTGTCGCAGTTGAACGCTGTCATACTGGGCGAAGCGCTCGCTTCCGAGGCGCATGATCTCGTCTTTCCCAGTCTCGACTTCTCCTCACAAGCTCTCGTCTCCTCTCCCGAAAAG TATGAGGAGATGTACAAAAGGTCAGTTGAGGATCCAGCTGGATTTTGGTCCGACATTGCTTCCGATTTCTACTGGAAAAAGAAGTGGAGCCAGCCAGTCTGCTCTGAGAATCTTGACGTCAGGAATGGAAATATCAAGATTGAG TGGTTCAAGGGAGGAAGAACCAACATTTGCTACAACTGCTTGGATCGAAACATTGAAAGTGGAAATGGTGGCAAAGTTGCAATGTACTGGGAAGGAAATGAGCCTGGTTTTGATGCTTCTTTAATGTATGCCCAGCTACTGGACAAAGTGTGTCAG CTTGCAAATTGCTTGAAAGATATGGGTGTTAGAAAGGGTGATGCTGTAGTGATCTATTTACCCATGTTAATGGAACTCCCAATCGCAATGCTTGCATGTGCTCGCATTGGTGCTGTACACTCG GTAGTATTTGCAGGATTTTCCTCAGAGTCTCTTGCTCAGAGAATTGTAGATTGCAAACCAAAAGTCGTGATAACTTCAAATGCTGTTAAAAGAGGTTCTAAGGTTATTTCCCTCAAAGACATAGTTGATGCTGCCCTTGTTGAGTCAGCCAAAAATGGGATCTCTGTAG ATGCATGCTTAACCTATGAAAATCAATCTGCGATGAAGAGGGAAACTACTAAATGGCAGGAAGGAAGAGACATTTGGTGGCAG GATGTTGTTCCTAAATATCCAACTACTTGTGATGTGGAGTGGGTTGATGCAGAAGATCCACTTTTTCTGCTCTATACAAGTGGGAGCACGGGAAAGCCCAAG ggtgTTCTGCACACAACTGGAGGATATATGATATATACTGCGACAACATTCAAATATGCATTTGACTACAAGCCGTCTGATGTATACTG GTGTACAGCTGACTGTGGTTGGATTACAGGACACAGCTATGTTACTTATGGACCTATGCTTAATGGGGCGACTGTTATTGTTTTTGAAGGG GCTCGAAATTATCCAGATTCTGGACGTTGTTGGGACATTGTAGACAAATACAAGGTGACGATATTCTATACAGCCCCCACTTTGGTGCGCTCCCTCATGCGTGATGGTGATGAG TATGTCACTCGTTATTCACGCAAATCTTTACGAGTTCTTGGAAGTGTAGGTGAGCCGATCAATCCAAGCGCATGGAG GTGGTTTTTCAATGTTGTTGGAGACTCAAGGTGTCCTATATCTGACACTTGGTGGCAAACAGAGACGGGTGGCTTCATG ATTACTCCTTTACCAGGTGCCTGGCCCCAGAAACCAGGTTCTgctacttttcctttctttggtGTTCAG CCTATTATAGTGGATGAGAAGGGCATTGAGATTGAAGGTGAGTGTAATGGGTATCTGTGTGTAAAAAGCTCATGGCCTGGGGCATTCAGAACTCTTTATGGTGATCATGATAGATATGAAACAACCTACTTCAAGGCATTTCCTGGCTATTACTTTAGTGGTGATGGCTGCAGCAG GGACAAGGATGGATATTACTGGCTGACTGGAAGAGTAGATGATGTCATCAATGTCAG TGGACACCGAATTGGCACAGCAGAGGTGGAATCTGCACTTGTCTCACATTCGAAATGTGCTGAAGCTGCTGTAGTTGGTGTTGAGCATGAG GTAAAAGGGCAGGGCATATATGCATTTGTTACTCTAGTAGAGGGTGTTCCTTACAGTGAAGAACTTCGGAAAAGCCTTATCATGACCGTGCGAAGCCAG GGGATTTTGCTTTTGGATTTCATCCACTTGCAGATGGATCACTCTTCCTGCCAGCAATCTGGTTTGAGAAAATCCCTGAAAGAACTATAG
- the LOC117910255 gene encoding acetyl-coenzyme A synthetase, chloroplastic/glyoxysomal-like isoform X4, whose protein sequence is MSVKPSGAGKVSQLNAVILGEALASEAHDLVFPSLDFSSQALVSSPEKYEEMYKRSVEDPAGFWSDIASDFYWKKKWSQPVCSENLDVRNGNIKIEWFKGGRTNICYNCLDRNIESGNGGKVAMYWEGNEPGFDASLMYAQLLDKVCQLANCLKDMGVRKGDAVVIYLPMLMELPIAMLACARIGAVHSVVFAGFSSESLAQRIVDCKPKVVITSNAVKRGSKVISLKDIVDAALVESAKNGISVDACLTYENQSAMKRETTKWQEGRDIWWQDVVPKYPTTCDVEWVDAEDPLFLLYTSGSTGKPKGVLHTTGGYMIYTATTFKYAFDYKPSDVYWCTADCGWITGHSYVTYGPMLNGATVIVFEGARNYPDSGRCWDIVDKYKVTIFYTAPTLVRSLMRDGDEYVTRYSRKSLRVLGSVGEPINPSAWRWFFNVVGDSRCPISDTWWQTETGGFMITPLPGAWPQKPGSATFPFFGVQPIIVDEKGIEIEGECNGYLCVKSSWPGAFRTLYGDHDRYETTYFKAFPGYYFSGDGCSRDKDGYYWLTGRVDDVINVSGHRIGTAEVESALVSHSKCAEAAVVGVEHEVKGQGIYAFVTLVEGVPYSEELRKSLIMTVRSQRSP, encoded by the exons ATGTCGGTTAAGCCTTCCGGCGCTGGCAAGGTGTCGCAGTTGAACGCTGTCATACTGGGCGAAGCGCTCGCTTCCGAGGCGCATGATCTCGTCTTTCCCAGTCTCGACTTCTCCTCACAAGCTCTCGTCTCCTCTCCCGAAAAG TATGAGGAGATGTACAAAAGGTCAGTTGAGGATCCAGCTGGATTTTGGTCCGACATTGCTTCCGATTTCTACTGGAAAAAGAAGTGGAGCCAGCCAGTCTGCTCTGAGAATCTTGACGTCAGGAATGGAAATATCAAGATTGAG TGGTTCAAGGGAGGAAGAACCAACATTTGCTACAACTGCTTGGATCGAAACATTGAAAGTGGAAATGGTGGCAAAGTTGCAATGTACTGGGAAGGAAATGAGCCTGGTTTTGATGCTTCTTTAATGTATGCCCAGCTACTGGACAAAGTGTGTCAG CTTGCAAATTGCTTGAAAGATATGGGTGTTAGAAAGGGTGATGCTGTAGTGATCTATTTACCCATGTTAATGGAACTCCCAATCGCAATGCTTGCATGTGCTCGCATTGGTGCTGTACACTCG GTAGTATTTGCAGGATTTTCCTCAGAGTCTCTTGCTCAGAGAATTGTAGATTGCAAACCAAAAGTCGTGATAACTTCAAATGCTGTTAAAAGAGGTTCTAAGGTTATTTCCCTCAAAGACATAGTTGATGCTGCCCTTGTTGAGTCAGCCAAAAATGGGATCTCTGTAG ATGCATGCTTAACCTATGAAAATCAATCTGCGATGAAGAGGGAAACTACTAAATGGCAGGAAGGAAGAGACATTTGGTGGCAG GATGTTGTTCCTAAATATCCAACTACTTGTGATGTGGAGTGGGTTGATGCAGAAGATCCACTTTTTCTGCTCTATACAAGTGGGAGCACGGGAAAGCCCAAG ggtgTTCTGCACACAACTGGAGGATATATGATATATACTGCGACAACATTCAAATATGCATTTGACTACAAGCCGTCTGATGTATACTG GTGTACAGCTGACTGTGGTTGGATTACAGGACACAGCTATGTTACTTATGGACCTATGCTTAATGGGGCGACTGTTATTGTTTTTGAAGGG GCTCGAAATTATCCAGATTCTGGACGTTGTTGGGACATTGTAGACAAATACAAGGTGACGATATTCTATACAGCCCCCACTTTGGTGCGCTCCCTCATGCGTGATGGTGATGAG TATGTCACTCGTTATTCACGCAAATCTTTACGAGTTCTTGGAAGTGTAGGTGAGCCGATCAATCCAAGCGCATGGAG GTGGTTTTTCAATGTTGTTGGAGACTCAAGGTGTCCTATATCTGACACTTGGTGGCAAACAGAGACGGGTGGCTTCATG ATTACTCCTTTACCAGGTGCCTGGCCCCAGAAACCAGGTTCTgctacttttcctttctttggtGTTCAG CCTATTATAGTGGATGAGAAGGGCATTGAGATTGAAGGTGAGTGTAATGGGTATCTGTGTGTAAAAAGCTCATGGCCTGGGGCATTCAGAACTCTTTATGGTGATCATGATAGATATGAAACAACCTACTTCAAGGCATTTCCTGGCTATTACTTTAGTGGTGATGGCTGCAGCAG GGACAAGGATGGATATTACTGGCTGACTGGAAGAGTAGATGATGTCATCAATGTCAG TGGACACCGAATTGGCACAGCAGAGGTGGAATCTGCACTTGTCTCACATTCGAAATGTGCTGAAGCTGCTGTAGTTGGTGTTGAGCATGAG GTAAAAGGGCAGGGCATATATGCATTTGTTACTCTAGTAGAGGGTGTTCCTTACAGTGAAGAACTTCGGAAAAGCCTTATCATGACCGTGCGAAGCCAG
- the LOC117910255 gene encoding acetyl-coenzyme A synthetase, chloroplastic/glyoxysomal-like isoform X3, producing MSVKPSGAGKVSQLNAVILGEALASEAHDLVFPSLDFSSQALVSSPEKYEEMYKRSVEDPAGFWSDIASDFYWKKKWSQPVCSENLDVRNGNIKIEWFKGGRTNICYNCLDRNIESGNGGKVAMYWEGNEPGFDASLMYAQLLDKVCQLANCLKDMGVRKGDAVVIYLPMLMELPIAMLACARIGAVHSVVFAGFSSESLAQRIVDCKPKVVITSNAVKRGSKVISLKDIVDAALVESAKNGISVDACLTYENQSAMKRETTKWQEGRDIWWQDVVPKYPTTCDVEWVDAEDPLFLLYTSGSTGKPKGVLHTTGGYMIYTATTFKYAFDYKPSDVYWCTADCGWITGHSYVTYGPMLNGATVIVFEGARNYPDSGRCWDIVDKYKVTIFYTAPTLVRSLMRDGDEYVTRYSRKSLRVLGSVGEPINPSAWRWFFNVVGDSRCPISDTWWQTETGGFMITPLPGAWPQKPGSATFPFFGVQPIIVDEKGIEIEGECNGYLCVKSSWPGAFRTLYGDHDRYETTYFKAFPGYYFSGDGCSRDKDGYYWLTGRVDDVINVSGHRIGTAEVESALVSHSKCAEAAVVGVEHEVKGQGIYAFVTLVEGVPYSEELRKSLIMTVRSQRRRN from the exons ATGTCGGTTAAGCCTTCCGGCGCTGGCAAGGTGTCGCAGTTGAACGCTGTCATACTGGGCGAAGCGCTCGCTTCCGAGGCGCATGATCTCGTCTTTCCCAGTCTCGACTTCTCCTCACAAGCTCTCGTCTCCTCTCCCGAAAAG TATGAGGAGATGTACAAAAGGTCAGTTGAGGATCCAGCTGGATTTTGGTCCGACATTGCTTCCGATTTCTACTGGAAAAAGAAGTGGAGCCAGCCAGTCTGCTCTGAGAATCTTGACGTCAGGAATGGAAATATCAAGATTGAG TGGTTCAAGGGAGGAAGAACCAACATTTGCTACAACTGCTTGGATCGAAACATTGAAAGTGGAAATGGTGGCAAAGTTGCAATGTACTGGGAAGGAAATGAGCCTGGTTTTGATGCTTCTTTAATGTATGCCCAGCTACTGGACAAAGTGTGTCAG CTTGCAAATTGCTTGAAAGATATGGGTGTTAGAAAGGGTGATGCTGTAGTGATCTATTTACCCATGTTAATGGAACTCCCAATCGCAATGCTTGCATGTGCTCGCATTGGTGCTGTACACTCG GTAGTATTTGCAGGATTTTCCTCAGAGTCTCTTGCTCAGAGAATTGTAGATTGCAAACCAAAAGTCGTGATAACTTCAAATGCTGTTAAAAGAGGTTCTAAGGTTATTTCCCTCAAAGACATAGTTGATGCTGCCCTTGTTGAGTCAGCCAAAAATGGGATCTCTGTAG ATGCATGCTTAACCTATGAAAATCAATCTGCGATGAAGAGGGAAACTACTAAATGGCAGGAAGGAAGAGACATTTGGTGGCAG GATGTTGTTCCTAAATATCCAACTACTTGTGATGTGGAGTGGGTTGATGCAGAAGATCCACTTTTTCTGCTCTATACAAGTGGGAGCACGGGAAAGCCCAAG ggtgTTCTGCACACAACTGGAGGATATATGATATATACTGCGACAACATTCAAATATGCATTTGACTACAAGCCGTCTGATGTATACTG GTGTACAGCTGACTGTGGTTGGATTACAGGACACAGCTATGTTACTTATGGACCTATGCTTAATGGGGCGACTGTTATTGTTTTTGAAGGG GCTCGAAATTATCCAGATTCTGGACGTTGTTGGGACATTGTAGACAAATACAAGGTGACGATATTCTATACAGCCCCCACTTTGGTGCGCTCCCTCATGCGTGATGGTGATGAG TATGTCACTCGTTATTCACGCAAATCTTTACGAGTTCTTGGAAGTGTAGGTGAGCCGATCAATCCAAGCGCATGGAG GTGGTTTTTCAATGTTGTTGGAGACTCAAGGTGTCCTATATCTGACACTTGGTGGCAAACAGAGACGGGTGGCTTCATG ATTACTCCTTTACCAGGTGCCTGGCCCCAGAAACCAGGTTCTgctacttttcctttctttggtGTTCAG CCTATTATAGTGGATGAGAAGGGCATTGAGATTGAAGGTGAGTGTAATGGGTATCTGTGTGTAAAAAGCTCATGGCCTGGGGCATTCAGAACTCTTTATGGTGATCATGATAGATATGAAACAACCTACTTCAAGGCATTTCCTGGCTATTACTTTAGTGGTGATGGCTGCAGCAG GGACAAGGATGGATATTACTGGCTGACTGGAAGAGTAGATGATGTCATCAATGTCAG TGGACACCGAATTGGCACAGCAGAGGTGGAATCTGCACTTGTCTCACATTCGAAATGTGCTGAAGCTGCTGTAGTTGGTGTTGAGCATGAG GTAAAAGGGCAGGGCATATATGCATTTGTTACTCTAGTAGAGGGTGTTCCTTACAGTGAAGAACTTCGGAAAAGCCTTATCATGACCGTGCGAAGCCAG
- the LOC117910256 gene encoding box C/D snoRNA protein 1-like, which yields MEEQTAQNPRLPPLCQECKLNPSKYTCPGCSVRSCSLPCVKAHKQQTGCTGKRQQTQFVPLSQFDDNLLLSDYNLLEEVKSVAESAQRRRVKLCGYSQLKFPYHLRGLRNAAGSRRTKLLFLPCGMSKREKNKSQYNQRSKCITWTIEWRFHSTDVVLLDHGINENSTLSSVIEKHLKPGPWNHKLKPFCAEQLDCLKFFIRKYPKGPRSPFHELDIRAPIRQQFANLAILEYPQIHVFLPSHSYDFDVIKDANPRHRQADLKESLTIDQPSPKGISFREEEIEEHGGSLDSQVLDLMQHVKSTQANKPQSSPQKKEPGENIDFDFEQGLLDVYSDIIAQINPDDFLDWEGDFSKEVKSEERIDCSDFGGVFPVEELEEGEIPGC from the exons ATGGAAGAACAAACAGCCCAAAACCCTAGACTCCCACCTCTCTGCCAGGAGTGCAAATTGAATCCGTCAAAGTACACATGCCCGGGTTGCTCTGTGCGCTCCTGTAGTCTTCCTTGTGTCAAAGCTCACAAGCAACAGACTGGGTGTACGGGCAAGAGGCAGCAGACCCAGTTCGTTCCCCTCTCTCAATTTGATGATAATCTCCTCTTATCTG ATTACAATTTGCTCGAGGAAGTGAAGAGTGTTGCAGAATCTGCTCAAAGAAGGAGAGTTAAACTGTGCGGGTATTCTCAGCTTAAGTTTCCATACCATCTTCGAGGCCTTAGGAATGCTGCAGGAAGTCGCAGGACGAAACTCCTATTTCTCCCCTGTGGAATGtcaaagagggaaaaaaataaatctcaatACAACCAAAG ATCTAAATGCATTACTTGGACAATTGAATGGCGGTTTCATTCAACAGATGTTGTTTTGCTCGATCACGG GATAAATGAAAACTCAACCCTCTCATCTGTAATTGAGAAGCATCTAAAGCCTGGTCCATGGAATCATAAGCTCAAGCCGTTCTGTGCAGAGCAGCTGGACTGTCTCAAGTTTTTCATTCGTAAATATCCAAAg GGCCCCAGGTCACCTTTCCATGAGTTGGATATAAGAGCTCCAATAAGACAGCAATTTGCCAATTTAGCTATTCTAGAGTACCCTCAGATTCATGTTTTCCTCCCTTCGCATAGCTATGATTTTGATGTCATTAAAGATGCCAATCCCCGCCATCGTCAAGCAGACCTTAAGGAGTCTCTTACCATTGATCAGCCAAGTCCAAAAGGCATTTCGTTCAGGGAAGAGGAAATAGAAGAACATGGTGGTTCTTTAGATTCTCAGGTTCTAGATCTCATGCAGCATGTGAAATCGACACAAGCTAATAAGCCACAGTCCAGCCCCCAGAAGAAGGAACCAGGCGAAAACatagattttgattttgagcAAGGCTTGCTTGATGTATATTCTGATATCATTGCTCAAATTAATCCTGATGATTTTCTTGATTGGGAAGGTGACTTTTCCAAGGAAGTGAAATCTGAAGAAAGAATAGATTGTTCAGATTTTGGTGGAGTTTTCCCAGTGGAGGAATTAGAGGAAGGGGAGATTCCTGGGTGCTGA